A window of Brevibacterium ihuae contains these coding sequences:
- a CDS encoding PhzF family phenazine biosynthesis protein yields MNASPSAPLRSFRQVDVFGMTPLGGNPVAVVHDAEGLDDATMAAFARWTNLSETTFLLPPTSADADYRLRIFTPGRELPFAGHPTLGSAHAWLENGGVPRAAGTLVQECGAGLVTLRVGDTVTPAEVAAEPRAGGRIAFAAPPLVRSGPVDAGTLGEAIAALGLHENDVVASSWVDNGPGWLGILLRDAALVRSLTPDFTRMGDLKLGVIGAYPEAERPAGVPDASAYDPVRPADFEVRAFVPGYGVPEDPVTGSLNVGLAQWLIGSGRAPTTYTASQGTQVGRTGIVGIEQVGADIWVSGSTRTVLIGTADLG; encoded by the coding sequence ATGAACGCATCCCCTTCCGCACCCCTCCGCTCCTTCCGCCAGGTCGACGTCTTCGGCATGACCCCGCTCGGGGGCAACCCCGTCGCCGTGGTCCACGACGCCGAAGGGCTCGACGACGCGACGATGGCCGCCTTCGCCCGCTGGACCAATCTCTCCGAGACGACGTTCCTCCTGCCGCCCACCTCCGCAGACGCCGACTACCGGCTGCGGATCTTCACCCCCGGCAGGGAGCTGCCCTTCGCCGGGCACCCGACACTCGGCTCGGCCCACGCATGGCTCGAGAACGGCGGGGTCCCGCGCGCGGCGGGCACGCTCGTCCAGGAGTGCGGAGCCGGCCTCGTCACCCTGCGCGTCGGCGACACGGTCACCCCCGCCGAGGTCGCCGCCGAGCCCCGGGCCGGCGGCAGGATCGCCTTTGCGGCGCCTCCGCTCGTGCGCTCGGGTCCCGTTGACGCAGGCACTCTCGGCGAGGCGATCGCCGCCCTCGGTCTGCACGAGAACGATGTCGTTGCGAGCAGCTGGGTCGACAACGGGCCCGGCTGGCTGGGCATCCTGCTGCGCGACGCGGCGCTCGTGCGGTCCCTCACCCCGGACTTCACGCGCATGGGGGATCTGAAACTCGGCGTCATCGGCGCCTATCCGGAGGCCGAACGACCCGCCGGCGTACCCGACGCTTCCGCGTACGACCCCGTCAGGCCAGCCGACTTCGAGGTGCGCGCCTTCGTCCCCGGTTACGGGGTGCCCGAGGATCCGGTCACCGGCAGCCTCAATGTGGGGCTGGCGCAGTGGCTCATCGGTTCGGGGCGGGCGCCGACCACGTACACCGCCTCCCAGGGAACCCAGGTGGGCCGGACGGGGATCGTGGGGATCGAGCAGGTCGGTGCGGACATCTGGGTGTCGGGCAGCACCCGCACCGTGCTCATCGGCACCGCCGACCTCGGCTGA